The following coding sequences lie in one Panicum virgatum strain AP13 chromosome 6N, P.virgatum_v5, whole genome shotgun sequence genomic window:
- the LOC120678369 gene encoding ATP synthase subunit epsilon, mitochondrial-like, with translation MSAQTAAVPFWRAAGMTYIGYSNICASLVRGCLKEPFKSEAASREAVHFSVAKWADGNQEKPRSSERSCDWDWPSP, from the exons ATGTCGGCGCAGACGGCGGCGGTGCCCTTCTGGCGCGCGGCGGGGATGACCTACATCGGCTACTCCAACATCTGCGCCTCGCTGGTGCGCGGCTGTCTCAAGGAGCCCTTCAAGTCCGAGGCCGCCTCCCGCGAGGCGGTCCATTTCTCCGTCGCCAAGTGGGCCGACGGCAACCAGGAGAAGCCCA GATCGTCGGAGCGGAGCTGTGATTGGGACTGGCCGTCGCCGTAA
- the LOC120679169 gene encoding pentatricopeptide repeat-containing protein At5g66520-like, translating to MAGVAGYVELLSRCGEARAIARIQAALVTSGRLRRSAELHDALIRALSRSARPHLAHPLYAHLLRAGLLPTPHTLPSLLKSIALSPAAPGAAALAVAVHAHAVKLGLERFRHVSNALIRVHAGVLGRLDDGFLLLRTAAAVDPASFNTLITAFARAGRVADARKLFDEMPARNAVSWSAMVNGYVQAGDGMEALEMFARMQAEGVCPDDTVLVGVLAACAQHGALEQGKWVHGYLKANGTRITVFLGTALVDMYSKCGEVQLARDVFETMKDKNLLAWTSMIKGLAVHGRGSEALSLFSQMESSGVRPDDIAFIGALSACTHAGLVNKGRELFDSMVMKYGIKPKIEHYGCMVDLLARNGLLDGAKEMIQKMPMKPDALIWGVLMAGCRFHKNVELAEYVGKHWILLEPDKSGAYVLLANIYAASGRHNSAREIRNLMREKGIDKTPGCSTVEIKGIIHQFIVGDLSHPCIKDILTKWHEIDSRIRLEEGYIPDKKEVLVDIEEEEKEDALSRHSEKLAIAFALISTSDKMPIRIVKNLRVCHDCHHVTKLISKVYGREIIVRDRTRFHLFKDGSCSCKDYW from the coding sequence ATGGCCGGCGTCGCGGGATACGTGGAGCTGTTGTCCCGCTGCGGCGAGGCGCGGGCGATCGCGCGGATCCAGGCCGCGCTGGTCACGTCGGGCCGTCTCCGGCGGAGCGCGGAGCTCCACGACGCGCTCATCCGGGCGCTCTCCCGCTCCGCGCGCCCGCACCTCGCGCACCCGCTCTACGCGCACCTCCTCCGCGCGGGCCTCCTCCCCACCCCGCacaccctcccctccctcctcaaGTCGATCGCGCTGTCCCCGGCGGcaccgggcgcggcggcgctggcggtcgCAGTGCACGCCCACGCCGTCAAGCTCGGCCTGGAGCGGTTCCGCCACGTGAGCAACGCGCTCATCCGCGTCCACGCCGGCGTCCTCGGCCGGCTCGACGATGGGTTCCTGCTCCTGCGGACAGCTGCTGCCGTGGACCCCGCCTCGTTCAACACCCTCATCACGGCCTTCGCGAGGGCGGGGCGGGTGGCGGACGCCCGGAAGCTGTTCGACGAAATGCCTGCCAGGAATGCTGTGTCTTGGAGCGCTATGGTTAATGGGTATGTGCAGGCTGGGGATGGGATGGAGGCTCTGGAGATGTTTGCGCGGATGCAAGCTGAAGGTGTTTGCCCGGATGACACGGTGCTTGTTGGGGTGCTAGCAGCATGTGCGCAGCACGGGGCACTAGAGCAGGGTAAGTGGGTGCATGGTTACCTGAAGGCTAACGGCACTAGGATCACTGTGTTTTTGGGCACTGCTTTGGTTGATATGTATTCCAAATGTGGCGAGGTGCAGCTTGCAAGGGACGTATTTGAGACAATGAAGGACAAGAATTTACTGGCTTGGACTAGTATGATAAAAGGCCTGGCAGTCCATGGTCGAGGATCAGAGGCATTATCACTCTTCTCCCAGATGGAGAGCTCAGGTGTGAGGCCAGATGATATTGCCTTCATTGGTGCATTGAGTGCATGCACACATGCAGGGTTGGTTAACAAGGGTCGGGAGCTTTTTGATTCCATGGTGATGAAGTATGGCATTAAACCAAAGATTGAGCACTACGGATGCATGGTGGATCTTCTGGCACGAAATGGCTTGCTCGACGGGGCAAAAGAAATGATTCAGAAAATGCCCATGAAACCAGATGCCCTGATTTGGGGAGTTCTCATGGCTGGTTGTAGATTTCACAAGAATGTGGAGTTGGCTGAGTATGTTGGCAAGCATTGGATTTTGTTGGAACCTGACAAAAGTGGTGCCTATGTACTTCTAGCTAACATTTATGCTGCTTCAGGTAGGCACAATTCTGCGAGGGAAATTAGGAACCTAATGCGTGAAAAGGGAATTGACAAGACACCTGGTTGTAGCACTGTGGAGATTAAAGGAattattcaccaattcattgttGGAGATCTGTCTCATCCATGCATAAAAGATATTTTAACAAAGTGGCACGAGATTGATAGTAGAATTAGGTTAGAGGAGGGGTACATTCCAGATAAGAAGGAAGTTTTGGTTGACATTGAagaagaggagaaggaggaTGCTCTCAGCAGGCACAGTGAAAAGCTGGCAATTGCTTTTGCTTTGATTAGTACTAGTGACAAGATGCCCATTCGGATAGTCAAGAACCTTAGAGTTTGCCATGATTGTCATCATGTCACCAAACTAATATCCAAAGTATATGGGAGAGAAATTATTGTTAGAGATCGAACACGCTTCCATTTGTTCAAAGATGGCAGTTGTTCTTGCAAGGACTATTGGTAA